In Glycine max cultivar Williams 82 chromosome 4, Glycine_max_v4.0, whole genome shotgun sequence, the genomic stretch AAGATTCTCGGTACTGGTTGAAAAGCTTAACCtcaatcaaatccaaaaatGCAATCACATGCAAAAGAGAATTTCAAAAACTTTCCACGCACCATTATTTTGTTCCTATCAATGAAACACGGTCACTTAAAAATACAAATGTGAAAACAAACCCcactttaataataaattttaaaatcagtaAAAGGAGTCGTCGGTAACTGAGTGAGTTTGAGAAGGGTACCGTGTATGAGGGAGAAGAGGCTGCCATTGGGCTGAAAGTCGTAGATTATGAGCCTCTCGTGCTTGGCCTGGAAATAAGCCCTAAGAGGAACCAAATTGGGGTGTCGAAGGCCACCAACGGATTCCATGTGTCGCTCGAACACTTCCTTAGTTGCATGCGAAGCCATTTTCCCCGCATCAAGGCGCTTCACCGTCACCATCAGACGGCTATCAAGAACCGCCTTATAAGTGGTTCCCAAACACCCTCTCCCTAAAAGTTCAGCTGAACCCTTCATGAGCTGGTCCAGCGTATACACCTGCGCCTCACCCGCACAGAATACTAAACTCCCACTCTTCGCCACCTCCGCTCTCTTTACTTTCTCCTCCAGCTCCCTCTCCATCTCCATCCGCATCACCGCCGCAGCCTCCGCCGTCGCCGCCTCATCCGCCGCCATAATCCCCGACCTCCCGTCCTTCTTGCTCCGGCTCCTCTGCTTCCTCACCGCCGCCGCGAAGCACACCAGCGAGCAAACCAGAACGAATATTCCGGCCGAGAAGCCAATAATCAGCGCCCTCCGGTCGTGGCGCTTCTTCTCGTACGGCTGCCGGATTATGCCGTTGACGCCGTGCACCTGCGCGCTCTGGCCGAGCGCCGCCGTGGGCGGCGCCGCGGGTCCGAAGAAAGGCTGTGCGGGACGGCATTGCACGCGGATGATTTCGCCGCAGAGGCTAGGGTTGAAGGCGAAGGAGGAAGGCGGAAAACGGAACAGGGTCGGAGTCACTGGAACCGCGCCGGAGAGGTTGTTGCCGGAGACTTCGAAGACTTTTAGGGAGGACTGGTTAAACGGAGGGATTGAACCGTTAAAAGAGTTGAAGCTTAAACGGAGGCTGTGGAGGCGGTCTAGGGAGGTGAACGCGGCGGAGATAGGTCCGGAGAAGTTGTTGTGGGAGAAATCCAAGTTTCGGAGACGGTGGAGAGAGAAGAGTGAGGGAGGGAGAGAACCGGTGAAGTAGTTGTTATCGAGGAAGAGGCTTTTGAGATTGAAGAGACCGGTGAGGTCAGGTAAGGGTCCGGTGAGTGAGTTGTTCTGCAAGCTGAGGACGCGGAGCTGGTCGAGACGCGAGAGTGTGTTGGGAGCCCACGCGCCTCCGAGATCTAAGTTTTGGAGAACGAGACGGACCACTTTGGGGCCGTTGCATTCCACGCCTTGCCACGCGCAGAAGCGGAGGCCGCGCGTGAGGGGGGAGAAGTGAAGGTGGTCGTTGACGTCGGCTTTTAGTTTGAAGGCGAGGAGAGCGGTTGCGTCGGTGAAAACTAAGGTGGGGAGTTTGGAGCAGTGGGCGTTTGAGGACGCAAGCAGCAGTAGTAGCAAGAGTAATAAGTGCGGATGAATCGGCATTGTTGGAGATCAAGTGATTTTCCTCTCTTGGGATGCCAATGCCATTTCATACAAGAGGAGGAGCAGCTGTCTGAGCGTATAGGTCAGAAATCACGTGAAAACAACAAAACCCTGCCCTTAATCTATGTCATGTCATCATATGTTGTCTAATTTACAAACACCCAAAAAAGTAAGACAAGTTTCAAAATCACCTTCTTtagtaaaaatgaatttaaatacaaTGGTATTAAACTATTGTTATTTGAAGTGGAATaagaaataagattattttattttattcaattaatttggAATATGAGACTCAGGCTTACTACAAAACTATTTTTGAcctttaattcttaaattaaatgctttttaactatatttttaaaaatgtttgtttttacCATTTGGTCAACTTTTACGGTATCAATTTTCTGGCAATTTGCTTTTTTTCTTAAGTGATAGtttatttaagttaaattaatgtttgaatgaaattcatttaataaattttattttaaatcgaTAGGATAAGTTTATTAGAAATgtacatatttaaattaattctaatGAATATCTTAAATTAACTTGAGTTTAGGGCGATGAAATTTATAGTGAAACCAAAAGGGGCACTTGACTTCTGAATATGTACCGATACCCGTGAGGCCCCGTTACCCGTGACCACCGTGAATTGCTTTTCAGTAGTTTTTTGCCATATATAGCTACTACGTCTAATTGCTCGGGTCCTGTATAAAAATAGATTCAGACTGAATGTAGATGGTAGTTGCCACACCCAATATTATCCGAGGAaattaaaccaaataataaGGGACATTCATCTGATGCCTGGATACTGGATATTATTCATGTTGAATTGCtaaatttttgttcttttcaatattAAAAGTAGATTAACAAGGGTTGCATACTGGCATggcattgtaaaaaaaaaaatatataaatcattcaatcataatccaccatatataaaaagtttatttatttttaaaataattacttaaaaataattgtttatgattaaataataataatatatataactattcatcaacattaaactcttaaaaGTATCGTATATTTAAGATAAAGAAgtggaatttatttatttttcgaatTATGGTAGAACCAGGCACATTGAAAAGCAGttccatttgaaaaaaaatctaatactaAGAAAGGGTAAGGTATAATGGGATCATGCAGAGCCTCCTTCCAAATTGTAACAGTTATTTATTGTGGAGGGGTTGAAGTTGGTGAGGAGATGGTTGCAAGGGATGAGGGCATATTACACTTGACGAAGATGAGGGggtttattattaatttggaCTCAATATGTATGATGATAGTCATGAGCAAATTTGAATGTGAAGATCAGAGAGAGGAGGTAATGAAAAGGTCCCCGCCTCTTTAACTCTGTTTATTTTTGTGGGCCAAAAACATGTGTGATGCATATAATTCAACTGTGTTGATTCATTTTTTTGCTTCTTTGCCCATTGCTCTTTTATTTTGCCCTTCCACTTGCAAtatatgtttgtgtttgttgACTTACTTTTTCAGGGGTCAACAGGTTTATTTCGCTGCAAAATTGACTTTACTGTTGTCACGTTTTGTTTGTAAAAGTTCTCTACAGCTTCTCCCATATATGTGTCCAAGATCTGAGCATCTTTCTTTCTCCAacatctctttcttcttctttagctttatttattttttaatttgtaaaaattaaagataatgtcaaaatatttgtaataatttatatattttacccAACCAACTAAGTTAAATCTCTTATTCTTTTAGCTTTCCCTTGATGACATTAACTTCATGCAAAATAAttgttactttttattttattt encodes the following:
- the LOC100817172 gene encoding probable inactive receptor kinase At5g67200 translates to MPIHPHLLLLLLLLLASSNAHCSKLPTLVFTDATALLAFKLKADVNDHLHFSPLTRGLRFCAWQGVECNGPKVVRLVLQNLDLGGAWAPNTLSRLDQLRVLSLQNNSLTGPLPDLTGLFNLKSLFLDNNYFTGSLPPSLFSLHRLRNLDFSHNNFSGPISAAFTSLDRLHSLRLSFNSFNGSIPPFNQSSLKVFEVSGNNLSGAVPVTPTLFRFPPSSFAFNPSLCGEIIRVQCRPAQPFFGPAAPPTAALGQSAQVHGVNGIIRQPYEKKRHDRRALIIGFSAGIFVLVCSLVCFAAAVRKQRSRSKKDGRSGIMAADEAATAEAAAVMRMEMERELEEKVKRAEVAKSGSLVFCAGEAQVYTLDQLMKGSAELLGRGCLGTTYKAVLDSRLMVTVKRLDAGKMASHATKEVFERHMESVGGLRHPNLVPLRAYFQAKHERLIIYDFQPNGSLFSLIHGSRSSRARPLHWTSCLKIAEDVAQGLAFIHQAWRLVHGNLKSSNVLLGPDFEACITDYCLSVLTHPSIFDEDGDSAAYRAPETRNPNHHPTHKSDVYAYGILLLELLTGKFPSELPFMVPGDMSSWVRSIRDDNGSEDNQMDMLLQVATTCSLTSPEQRPTMWQVLKMLQEIKEIVLLEDSSELDIRSSNAMP